One Pelodiscus sinensis isolate JC-2024 chromosome 24, ASM4963464v1, whole genome shotgun sequence DNA segment encodes these proteins:
- the POLR3C gene encoding DNA-directed RNA polymerase III subunit RPC3 isoform X1 gives MTQAEIKLCSLLLQEHFGEIVEKIGTHLIKTGSQPLRVIAKDTGMLLDQVKKALCVLIQHNLVTYQLQKRGIVEYEALCSRVLRILRYPRYIYTAKTLYSDMGELIVEELLLNGKMTMSAVVQKVADRLTETMEDGKTMDYAEVSNTFVRLADTHFIQRCPVAPEISKASAAPPPPAPTLAVNEKDMYLVPTLNLIGKGKRRRSFDDEEKSEHKAKRQKQDADSKEPPPDDGIYWQANIDRFHQYFRDQAIVSAVANRMDQTSSEIVRTMLRMSEITTSSNAPYTQPLSSNEIFRSLPAGYNIVKQILDQYLTLLADDPTHMAPAMAGQAGSLPEKYAGATSQESLSWSLSVNPGIVAGACTSSISTRPLHLWQQQRWNPSSRRELCVSCCVAAPSRFGSRCARIFRLVLRKKHLEQKQVEDFAMIPAKEAKDILYKMLSENFVSLQEIPKTPDHAPSRTFYLYTVNTLSSARMLLHRCYKSVANLIERRQYETKENKRLLEKSQRVEAILASMQATGAEEGQLQEIEEMITAPERQQLESLKRNVNKIDASENQVDETIFVLESYIESTMKKL, from the exons ATGACTCAAGCAGAAATTAAACTCTGTTCCCTCCTGCTGCAAGAACATTTTGGCGAGATCGTGGAAAAGATAGGGACTCACCTTATCAAAACAGGCAGCCAGCCACTGAGAGTGATTGCCAAGGACACAGGGATGTTGCTAGATCAG GTTAAGAAAGCTCTCTGTGTCCTCATTCAACATAACCTGGTGACCTACCAGCTGCAGAAGCGAGGCATTGTGGAGTACGAAGCTCTGTGCAGTCGGGTGCTGAGGATCCTGCGGTATCCACGTTACATCTATACTGCCAAGACCCTCTACAGCGACATGGGTGAATTGATtgtggaggagctgctgctgaacGGCAAAATGACCATGAGCGCTGTGGTGCAGAAGGTTGCAGACAGGCTGACGGAAACTATGGAGG ATGGGAAAACTATGGACTATGCTGAAGTCTCCAACACATTTGTGCGCCTAGCAGACACGCACTTCATTCAGAGATGCCCGGTGGCCCCTGAAATTTCCAAGGCTTCGGCTGCaccaccccctccagcacccactCTGGCAGTTAATGAGAAGGACATGTATCTGGTCCCCACCCTGAATCTCATAG ggaaagggaaaaggagaaGATCATTTGATGATGAAGAGAAGAGTGAGCACAAAGCAAAAAGGCAGAAGCAAGATGCAGACAGCAAAGAG CCCCCGCCCGACGACGGCATTTACTGGCAAGCCAACATCGATCGGTTCCACCAGTACTTCCGAGACCAAGCCATAGTCAGCGCAGTGGCCAACAGGATGGACCAG ACCAGCAGTGAAATCGTGAGGACTATGCTGAGAATGAGTGAAATTACCACGTCCTCCAATGCACCTTACACACAGCCCCTGTCTTCCAACGAG ATATTCAGATCTCTTCCAGCAGGATACAACATTGTGAAACAAATTCTGGATCAGTATCTCACTTTGCTAGCCGATGACCCG acccacatggcccctgccatggctgggcaggcaggcagcctgcctgagaaATATGCTGGGGCTACTAGCcaggagtcactcag CTGGAGTTTGTCGGTAAATCCGGGGATAGTGGCGGGGGCATGTACGTCATCA ATCTCCACAAGGCCCTTGCATCTTTGGCAACAGCAACGCTGGAATCCATCGTCCAGGAGAG agctgtgtgtgagcTGCTGTGTTGCTGCCCCATCTAGATTTGGTTCCCGCTGCGCCAGGATCTTCCGTCTGGTTCTGCGGAAGAAACATTTGGAACAGAAACAAGTGGAAGATTTTGCCATGATTCCTGCCAAGGAGGCAAAGGACATACTGTATAAAATGCTCTCCGAGAACTTTGTGTCTCTGCAG GAGATTCCGAAGACTCCAGACCATGCGCCCTCCAGGACGTTCTATCTGTACACGGTGAACACACTGTCCTCTGCGCGGATGCTACTGCACAGGTGTTATAAG AGCGTGGCCAACCTGATAGAAAGGCGACAGTACGAAACCAAGGAGAACAA GCGCTTGCTGGAGAAGTCGCAGCGGGTGGAGGCCATCCTCGCGTCCATGCAGGCCACGGGCGCCGAGGAGGGGCAGCTGCAAGAGATTGAGGAGATGATCACAGCCCCAGAGCGCCAGCAGCTGGAGAGCCTCAAGCGCAACGTCAACAA GATCGACGCCAGTGAGAACCAAGTCGACGAAACCATCTTTGTGCTGGAGTCGTACATCGAAAGCACCATGAAGAAGCTCtga
- the POLR3C gene encoding DNA-directed RNA polymerase III subunit RPC3 isoform X2, whose amino-acid sequence MTQAEIKLCSLLLQEHFGEIVEKIGTHLIKTGSQPLRVIAKDTGMLLDQVKKALCVLIQHNLVTYQLQKRGIVEYEALCSRVLRILRYPRYIYTAKTLYSDMGELIVEELLLNGKMTMSAVVQKVADRLTETMEDGKTMDYAEVSNTFVRLADTHFIQRCPVAPEISKASAAPPPPAPTLAVNEKDMYLVPTLNLIGKGKRRRSFDDEEKSEHKAKRQKQDADSKEPPPDDGIYWQANIDRFHQYFRDQAIVSAVANRMDQTSSEIVRTMLRMSEITTSSNAPYTQPLSSNEIFRSLPAGYNIVKQILDQYLTLLADDPLEFVGKSGDSGGGMYVINLHKALASLATATLESIVQERFGSRCARIFRLVLRKKHLEQKQVEDFAMIPAKEAKDILYKMLSENFVSLQEIPKTPDHAPSRTFYLYTVNTLSSARMLLHRCYKSVANLIERRQYETKENKRLLEKSQRVEAILASMQATGAEEGQLQEIEEMITAPERQQLESLKRNVNKIDASENQVDETIFVLESYIESTMKKL is encoded by the exons ATGACTCAAGCAGAAATTAAACTCTGTTCCCTCCTGCTGCAAGAACATTTTGGCGAGATCGTGGAAAAGATAGGGACTCACCTTATCAAAACAGGCAGCCAGCCACTGAGAGTGATTGCCAAGGACACAGGGATGTTGCTAGATCAG GTTAAGAAAGCTCTCTGTGTCCTCATTCAACATAACCTGGTGACCTACCAGCTGCAGAAGCGAGGCATTGTGGAGTACGAAGCTCTGTGCAGTCGGGTGCTGAGGATCCTGCGGTATCCACGTTACATCTATACTGCCAAGACCCTCTACAGCGACATGGGTGAATTGATtgtggaggagctgctgctgaacGGCAAAATGACCATGAGCGCTGTGGTGCAGAAGGTTGCAGACAGGCTGACGGAAACTATGGAGG ATGGGAAAACTATGGACTATGCTGAAGTCTCCAACACATTTGTGCGCCTAGCAGACACGCACTTCATTCAGAGATGCCCGGTGGCCCCTGAAATTTCCAAGGCTTCGGCTGCaccaccccctccagcacccactCTGGCAGTTAATGAGAAGGACATGTATCTGGTCCCCACCCTGAATCTCATAG ggaaagggaaaaggagaaGATCATTTGATGATGAAGAGAAGAGTGAGCACAAAGCAAAAAGGCAGAAGCAAGATGCAGACAGCAAAGAG CCCCCGCCCGACGACGGCATTTACTGGCAAGCCAACATCGATCGGTTCCACCAGTACTTCCGAGACCAAGCCATAGTCAGCGCAGTGGCCAACAGGATGGACCAG ACCAGCAGTGAAATCGTGAGGACTATGCTGAGAATGAGTGAAATTACCACGTCCTCCAATGCACCTTACACACAGCCCCTGTCTTCCAACGAG ATATTCAGATCTCTTCCAGCAGGATACAACATTGTGAAACAAATTCTGGATCAGTATCTCACTTTGCTAGCCGATGACCCG CTGGAGTTTGTCGGTAAATCCGGGGATAGTGGCGGGGGCATGTACGTCATCA ATCTCCACAAGGCCCTTGCATCTTTGGCAACAGCAACGCTGGAATCCATCGTCCAGGAGAG ATTTGGTTCCCGCTGCGCCAGGATCTTCCGTCTGGTTCTGCGGAAGAAACATTTGGAACAGAAACAAGTGGAAGATTTTGCCATGATTCCTGCCAAGGAGGCAAAGGACATACTGTATAAAATGCTCTCCGAGAACTTTGTGTCTCTGCAG GAGATTCCGAAGACTCCAGACCATGCGCCCTCCAGGACGTTCTATCTGTACACGGTGAACACACTGTCCTCTGCGCGGATGCTACTGCACAGGTGTTATAAG AGCGTGGCCAACCTGATAGAAAGGCGACAGTACGAAACCAAGGAGAACAA GCGCTTGCTGGAGAAGTCGCAGCGGGTGGAGGCCATCCTCGCGTCCATGCAGGCCACGGGCGCCGAGGAGGGGCAGCTGCAAGAGATTGAGGAGATGATCACAGCCCCAGAGCGCCAGCAGCTGGAGAGCCTCAAGCGCAACGTCAACAA GATCGACGCCAGTGAGAACCAAGTCGACGAAACCATCTTTGTGCTGGAGTCGTACATCGAAAGCACCATGAAGAAGCTCtga